One window of the Actinomyces wuliandei genome contains the following:
- a CDS encoding ferrochelatase, with protein sequence MSLVSNRPGYDPLTPYDAVLVLSYGGPRGPQDVLPFMRNATAGRGVPDSRLLEVSGHYQRFGGVSPINARNAELVAALRAELEARGCGRPVVVGNRNWHPFVTEALRELAEAGARRVLALTTSAFASYSGCRQYREDLASALERLEVGADGTTGRGPEADAAARVGGAGGQPVQLVVDKTRPCYNAPGLLEANTDAIVQAYQELAAGGVPAADVRLVLVTHSVPVAMEEGSAPHRRGPSRLHRGGAEAAAPHACDLEPGVAPDLSSEVSYVTQHQALARVLVPSVARRLGLDQVPDHDLVYCSRSGPPQARWLEPDINDHLRSLAAATASGTGRGRPAGVVVAPVGFVSDHMEVVFDLDTEARQTAHDLGLAYARAATAGTHPAFVSSLADLLVERAACARGEEVVPVTTTGVGPFHTVCPPGCCLPAPAEAAQTAGSAPVPTVASAATS encoded by the coding sequence GTGAGCCTAGTGAGCAACCGCCCCGGGTACGACCCCCTGACCCCCTACGACGCCGTTCTCGTCCTGTCCTACGGCGGGCCCCGGGGGCCGCAGGACGTCCTGCCCTTCATGCGCAATGCCACCGCCGGGCGGGGCGTTCCCGACTCCCGCCTCCTGGAGGTCTCCGGCCACTACCAACGTTTTGGCGGGGTCTCGCCGATCAACGCGCGTAATGCGGAGCTCGTTGCCGCGCTGCGCGCTGAGCTGGAGGCCCGGGGCTGTGGCCGACCGGTCGTGGTGGGTAACCGCAACTGGCACCCCTTCGTCACCGAGGCCCTGCGCGAGCTGGCCGAGGCCGGGGCGCGGCGGGTCCTGGCCCTGACCACGTCGGCGTTCGCCTCCTACTCCGGGTGCAGACAGTACCGTGAGGACCTGGCCTCGGCCCTGGAGCGGCTGGAGGTGGGGGCGGACGGGACCACCGGGCGTGGTCCGGAGGCTGACGCCGCCGCGCGTGTGGGCGGAGCCGGAGGACAGCCGGTGCAGCTCGTCGTGGACAAGACCCGCCCCTGCTACAACGCTCCCGGTCTTCTGGAGGCCAATACCGACGCCATCGTCCAGGCCTACCAGGAGCTGGCCGCCGGTGGCGTCCCGGCTGCCGACGTGCGCCTGGTCCTGGTGACCCACTCCGTCCCCGTGGCCATGGAGGAGGGGTCTGCGCCCCACCGGCGCGGTCCTTCCCGGCTGCACCGGGGAGGGGCGGAGGCGGCCGCCCCGCACGCCTGCGACCTGGAGCCGGGGGTGGCACCCGACCTGTCCTCCGAGGTCTCCTACGTGACCCAGCACCAGGCCCTGGCCAGGGTGCTGGTCCCCTCCGTCGCCCGTCGGCTGGGGCTGGACCAGGTTCCTGACCACGACCTGGTCTACTGCTCCCGCTCCGGACCGCCCCAGGCGCGCTGGCTGGAGCCGGACATCAACGACCACCTGCGCTCCCTGGCTGCTGCGACGGCTTCCGGGACAGGGCGAGGCAGGCCCGCAGGTGTCGTCGTCGCCCCGGTCGGCTTCGTCTCCGACCACATGGAGGTGGTCTTCGACCTGGACACCGAGGCGAGGCAGACCGCGCACGACCTGGGCCTTGCCTACGCTCGCGCGGCGACGGCCGGAACCCACCCGGCCTTCGTGTCCTCCCTTGCCGATCTCCTGGTGGAGCGAGCCGCCTGCGCCAGGGGGGAGGAGGTCGTCCCGGTCACGACCACTGGGGTCGGCCCCTTCCACACGGTCTGTCCCCCGGGCTGCTGCCTCCCCGCTCCTGCTGAGGCCGCGCAGACCGCTGGCTCGGCCCCGGTGCCAACCGTCGCCTCAGCCGCCACTTCTTGA
- a CDS encoding isochorismatase family protein encodes MSRSSAGCQRALVVVDAQQEYARGPLKVCYPTLEDSLTRVEQALTAEAAAGIPVVLVQHHGRPGGVVFDPQHEGVRLLPRVEALVRPGWRRVVKHYASVYEGTGLAQCSRSGAWTR; translated from the coding sequence ATGAGCAGGTCGTCCGCAGGCTGCCAGCGCGCGCTGGTGGTTGTCGACGCCCAGCAGGAGTACGCCCGCGGTCCGCTGAAGGTGTGCTACCCGACGCTGGAGGACTCGCTCACCAGGGTTGAGCAGGCTCTGACTGCGGAGGCTGCGGCCGGGATACCTGTGGTGCTCGTCCAGCACCACGGGCGGCCGGGCGGTGTCGTCTTCGACCCGCAGCACGAGGGGGTCCGACTGCTTCCGCGCGTCGAGGCGCTGGTCAGGCCGGGCTGGAGGCGGGTGGTCAAGCACTACGCCTCTGTCTACGAGGGTACTGGCCTGGCTCAGTGCTCACGGAGCGGGGCGTGGACACGGTGA
- a CDS encoding TetR/AcrR family transcriptional regulator codes for MSPRTDLRPRRRMDPQERRDLILAAAAQAFAAQPYDDVSVTSIAHQVEASEALVHKYFTSKARLYAEVVSQAVQEIAAQIIQADKALPTGSSARDRVRTSILTYLDFIIERTPGWTTYQLLAGHEPGPATEVRQQAREQAVTALAEVVGGSHGPRDDFAFHGYLSFLDTACLRWAQAGCPPEERYPLVEAALGCLEGALGDWRA; via the coding sequence ATGTCTCCGCGCACTGACCTGCGGCCCCGTCGGCGGATGGACCCCCAGGAGCGTCGCGACCTCATCCTCGCAGCCGCCGCCCAGGCCTTCGCCGCACAGCCCTACGACGACGTGTCCGTGACCTCCATAGCCCACCAGGTCGAGGCCTCCGAGGCCCTGGTGCACAAGTACTTTACCTCCAAGGCGCGCCTGTACGCAGAGGTAGTATCCCAGGCTGTCCAGGAGATCGCCGCGCAGATTATCCAGGCCGACAAGGCGCTGCCCACCGGCTCCTCAGCCCGGGACCGGGTACGCACCTCGATCCTGACCTACCTTGACTTCATCATCGAGCGCACCCCGGGGTGGACCACCTACCAGCTCCTGGCCGGCCATGAGCCTGGCCCCGCCACCGAGGTCCGCCAGCAGGCACGCGAGCAGGCCGTAACCGCCCTGGCCGAGGTAGTCGGTGGCAGCCACGGCCCTCGTGACGACTTCGCCTTCCACGGCTACCTCAGCTTCCTCGACACGGCCTGCCTGCGCTGGGCGCAGGCAGGCTGCCCCCCTGAGGAACGCTACCCGCTGGTCGAGGCGGCTCTGGGCTGCCTGGAGGGAGCCCTGGGCGACTGGCGGGCCTGA
- a CDS encoding NifU family protein, whose amino-acid sequence MPTHPVSTPDPSVLRWVVPHGLLPFSGQVSEVPAPLQRLLDDGTLAAVHVVPGGVVTMLGAERSWEEEGETVRSALVAALASPGGWAPAASALALGRDDVLEAAAQEVAEEAVNDLARSHGGSFTVRAVRGGVVEVDLQGACHDCPAAVMTMHVRFERLLRRRCPWLVEVRQSS is encoded by the coding sequence GTGCCCACGCACCCCGTCTCCACGCCCGACCCCAGTGTCCTGCGCTGGGTGGTCCCTCACGGCCTGCTGCCCTTCTCAGGACAGGTGTCGGAGGTCCCGGCCCCCTTGCAGAGGCTTCTTGATGACGGCACCCTGGCCGCCGTCCACGTCGTCCCGGGGGGCGTCGTCACCATGCTGGGGGCCGAGCGCTCCTGGGAGGAGGAGGGCGAGACCGTGCGCAGCGCCCTGGTGGCGGCCCTGGCCTCGCCCGGGGGTTGGGCACCTGCCGCCAGCGCCCTCGCCCTTGGCCGCGACGACGTGCTGGAGGCTGCCGCGCAGGAGGTCGCCGAGGAGGCCGTCAACGACCTGGCGCGCAGCCACGGGGGGTCCTTCACGGTGCGCGCGGTCCGTGGCGGCGTCGTCGAGGTCGACCTCCAGGGAGCCTGTCACGACTGCCCGGCTGCGGTGATGACCATGCACGTCCGTTTCGAGCGCCTGCTGCGGCGCCGCTGCCCCTGGCTGGTCGAGGTCCGCCAGAGCTCCTGA
- a CDS encoding NUDIX hydrolase, with the protein MATPDFILSLRKKIGHDLLWLPGVSIVVVDDDGRVLLGRRADNAHWAVVSGIPEPGEQPGAAARRECLEETGVEAEILGVASVSAGEPMAFPNGDQCAFMDMTFVARPAPGSAPARVADEESTQVGWFSPNALPSPLLGTTPGRLQAALDWLADPASGARFQ; encoded by the coding sequence ATGGCGACCCCGGACTTCATCCTGTCCCTGCGCAAGAAGATCGGCCACGACCTGCTGTGGCTGCCGGGGGTGAGCATCGTCGTCGTCGACGACGACGGGCGCGTACTGCTGGGCCGCCGCGCCGACAACGCCCACTGGGCCGTGGTCTCAGGGATACCCGAGCCCGGCGAGCAGCCCGGTGCCGCAGCCCGCCGCGAGTGCCTGGAGGAAACAGGCGTGGAGGCGGAGATCCTCGGGGTGGCCAGCGTCAGCGCTGGGGAGCCCATGGCTTTCCCCAACGGGGACCAGTGCGCCTTCATGGACATGACCTTCGTGGCCCGGCCCGCACCCGGCTCAGCACCCGCCCGCGTGGCCGACGAGGAGTCCACCCAGGTGGGGTGGTTCAGTCCCAACGCCCTGCCCAGCCCCCTGCTGGGGACCACCCCGGGGCGGCTGCAGGCTGCCCTGGACTGGCTGGCAGACCCCGCCTCGGGGGCGCGGTTTCAGTAG
- a CDS encoding Eco57I restriction-modification methylase domain-containing protein, with amino-acid sequence MSFLQQSVNLLERAAARREAALARLDARSQSDLGQFFTPAAVAWIMASMPRLPEGGVLRVLDPGAGTGVLSAAVVERVRRERPDAQVVVTAVEVDPGLHPALAETLEDCRQAGAQTTLVGGSLVDWARHTDERFDLVIQNPPYHKIRSGSALDRDLRSLGVAVPNVYAGFMALGALLLAPNGQQVSITPRSWMNGTYFTRFRRSFLGAVGIDAIHTFRSRAEVFADLGVLQETIIVSATRGRQAETVRLSSSVDHRDDPTVREVAGSQVVTDDFVFVPATQEDAEAVSWMDCARHTLASLGLTASTGRVVDFRSREHLARQGGGVLLQWSTPPISPGGGWCTHEAA; translated from the coding sequence GTGAGTTTTCTGCAGCAATCAGTGAACCTCCTGGAGCGCGCGGCTGCTCGGCGTGAGGCCGCTCTGGCCAGGCTGGACGCGCGCAGCCAGTCTGACCTGGGCCAGTTCTTCACGCCCGCGGCGGTCGCGTGGATCATGGCGAGCATGCCGCGCCTGCCCGAGGGCGGGGTACTGCGGGTCCTGGATCCTGGCGCGGGTACTGGCGTGCTCTCAGCGGCGGTGGTGGAGCGTGTACGGCGCGAGCGTCCCGATGCCCAGGTGGTGGTGACCGCTGTGGAGGTAGACCCCGGTCTGCACCCTGCTCTGGCCGAGACCCTTGAGGACTGTAGACAGGCAGGGGCACAGACCACTCTGGTGGGTGGCAGCCTTGTGGACTGGGCGCGGCACACAGATGAGCGCTTTGACCTGGTAATCCAGAACCCGCCTTACCACAAGATCCGCTCAGGATCGGCGCTTGACCGTGACCTGCGAAGCCTTGGGGTTGCTGTGCCCAACGTCTACGCGGGCTTTATGGCGCTTGGTGCGTTGCTGCTTGCCCCAAACGGCCAGCAGGTGTCCATCACCCCCCGCTCCTGGATGAACGGCACCTACTTCACGCGGTTCCGGCGCTCCTTCCTCGGTGCTGTCGGCATTGACGCCATCCACACCTTTCGTTCGCGTGCCGAGGTGTTCGCGGACCTGGGCGTGCTGCAGGAGACCATCATCGTCAGTGCTACGCGGGGCAGGCAGGCGGAGACGGTTCGGCTGTCTTCCTCCGTTGACCACCGCGACGACCCCACAGTCCGCGAGGTGGCGGGGAGCCAGGTTGTCACCGATGACTTCGTGTTCGTCCCGGCCACCCAGGAGGACGCCGAGGCTGTCAGCTGGATGGACTGTGCCAGGCATACGCTTGCCTCGTTGGGGCTGACCGCCTCCACTGGTCGGGTGGTGGACTTCCGCTCGCGCGAGCACCTGGCTCGGCAAGGTGGCGGGGTACTGCTCCAATGGTCTACTCCGCCAATATCACCAGGGGGCGGGTGGTGCACCCACGAGGCAGCGTGA
- the hemQ gene encoding hydrogen peroxide-dependent heme synthase, with the protein MSNNQDTAAAPAVHGVGHAPSAAADGSGDEARHYRHDPRDAAHVDLDAVNNQNHYALYAVMRLAAPLPAADPERRQVVEESAELVEASGVTTRGWYDIAGFRPDADLLVWWLDDDPEVLQDAYHRLRASALGRYLEPVWSCMGLHTPAEFNRRHIPACFGGVVPRDWLMVYPFVRSYDWYLLDPQERSRMMAEHGRHGFSEYPDVKGSTLATFGLSDYEWVLGFEADTLDRLEGVLHHQRYTEARLHVRVDTPFYTGRRVAPLEWARRQPGA; encoded by the coding sequence ATGAGCAACAACCAGGACACGGCCGCAGCCCCTGCTGTCCACGGCGTGGGTCACGCCCCTAGCGCCGCTGCGGACGGCTCTGGTGACGAGGCCCGCCACTACCGCCACGACCCGCGTGACGCGGCCCATGTCGACCTTGACGCCGTCAACAACCAGAACCACTACGCCCTCTACGCCGTCATGCGGCTGGCCGCGCCGCTGCCGGCTGCGGACCCCGAGCGCCGCCAGGTTGTCGAGGAGTCCGCCGAGCTTGTCGAGGCCTCGGGGGTGACCACGCGTGGCTGGTACGACATCGCGGGCTTCCGCCCGGACGCGGACCTGCTGGTGTGGTGGCTCGACGACGACCCGGAGGTGCTCCAGGACGCCTACCACCGTCTACGGGCCAGTGCCCTGGGCCGGTACCTGGAGCCGGTGTGGTCCTGCATGGGGCTGCACACGCCCGCAGAGTTCAACCGGCGTCACATCCCGGCCTGCTTCGGTGGGGTGGTGCCGCGTGACTGGCTCATGGTCTACCCCTTCGTGCGCTCCTACGACTGGTACCTGCTCGACCCCCAGGAGCGCTCCCGGATGATGGCCGAGCACGGGCGTCACGGCTTCTCTGAGTACCCCGACGTCAAGGGGTCCACGCTGGCGACCTTCGGGCTGAGTGACTACGAGTGGGTCCTCGGCTTCGAGGCGGACACGCTGGACCGGCTGGAGGGGGTCCTGCACCACCAGCGCTACACCGAGGCGCGCCTGCACGTGCGCGTGGACACTCCCTTCTACACCGGTCGCCGCGTGGCGCCGCTGGAGTGGGCACGGCGCCAGCCCGGGGCCTGA
- a CDS encoding macro domain-containing protein, protein MVVGVLPGSGHATRHASATSRTQRVLDAVGKRRLTLGGSARSAASPADASAASPAVLPAAWKETARSSADRSRLVRRLVYALTSEEVQGRPLWTDVTIPTDPDELRALLGFILTTRPPGALPADFAADLDALLEAEAAERGRVEAMSLPPLAVTHRVGGRLGRVLALWRGNLVRLRADAVLNSARPRMLGCFVPGHDCTDNAVHAAAGPALRQECDSYMRQAERFDPRRRSAGEPPGGAVLTGGYHLPAKYVIHTVGPAIELGAAPSVQDRRVLAACYTSALDVAVAAGLGSIGLCAVSTGAFGYPAEMVGLVAMEAVVSWVAQHPDSPLRIVLCASTAAEAAAYEGALAPLP, encoded by the coding sequence ATGGTGGTGGGAGTGCTGCCGGGCAGCGGGCACGCTACCCGGCACGCCTCGGCGACGTCGCGGACCCAGAGGGTGCTGGACGCCGTAGGGAAGAGACGTCTGACGTTGGGCGGGTCGGCGCGCTCAGCTGCCTCCCCTGCCGACGCCTCTGCTGCCAGCCCGGCTGTGCTCCCGGCGGCCTGGAAGGAGACGGCCCGCTCCAGTGCCGACCGCTCCCGTCTGGTACGTCGCCTGGTCTACGCCCTCACGAGTGAGGAGGTGCAGGGGCGGCCCCTGTGGACGGACGTGACGATTCCTACCGATCCCGACGAGCTGCGGGCTCTTCTTGGGTTCATCCTCACGACCCGGCCGCCGGGCGCCCTTCCCGCTGACTTCGCTGCGGACCTGGATGCCCTGCTGGAGGCTGAGGCTGCCGAGCGTGGTCGCGTTGAGGCTATGAGCCTGCCCCCTCTTGCGGTTACTCACCGGGTGGGCGGTCGGCTCGGCCGGGTCCTCGCCCTGTGGCGGGGCAACCTGGTACGTCTTCGCGCTGACGCGGTGCTCAACTCGGCCAGGCCCCGCATGCTCGGCTGCTTCGTGCCAGGACACGACTGCACCGACAACGCCGTCCACGCCGCCGCAGGTCCTGCCCTGCGTCAGGAGTGCGACTCCTACATGAGACAGGCCGAGCGCTTCGACCCGCGTCGGCGCAGCGCCGGTGAGCCCCCTGGTGGGGCGGTGCTCACTGGTGGCTACCACCTGCCGGCCAAATACGTCATCCACACGGTCGGACCTGCGATCGAGCTGGGTGCGGCGCCGAGCGTGCAGGACCGCAGGGTGCTGGCAGCCTGCTACACCTCGGCGCTTGACGTGGCAGTGGCGGCGGGGCTGGGCAGTATCGGCCTGTGCGCGGTGTCGACCGGGGCCTTCGGGTACCCCGCCGAGATGGTGGGACTGGTGGCGATGGAGGCCGTCGTGTCCTGGGTCGCCCAGCACCCCGACTCCCCCCTGCGTATCGTGCTGTGCGCGAGCACTGCGGCGGAGGCCGCAGCCTATGAGGGGGCGCTGGCGCCCCTGCCGTGA
- a CDS encoding BsuBI/PstI family type II restriction endonuclease, with protein MYVGDADSKTGTFEHDRLAALGVVVDEHGKMPDLVVYQPEKNWLFLMEAASTHGPVDSIRYSELSKIFRDATAGLVYVSCFPDRAAMRKFLAELAWETGVWLASDPTHMIHLDGSRFLGPYGTSPEEGQE; from the coding sequence CTGTATGTCGGTGACGCCGACTCAAAAACCGGAACGTTTGAGCATGACCGTCTTGCTGCTCTCGGAGTCGTCGTTGACGAGCACGGAAAGATGCCTGATCTCGTGGTCTACCAGCCAGAGAAGAACTGGCTTTTTCTCATGGAGGCTGCCTCAACGCACGGTCCGGTTGACAGCATCAGATACAGTGAGTTGTCAAAGATCTTCCGCGACGCGACTGCAGGACTGGTCTACGTCTCCTGCTTCCCTGACCGGGCCGCGATGAGGAAGTTTCTTGCCGAACTGGCGTGGGAGACGGGGGTGTGGCTGGCGTCAGATCCGACCCACATGATCCACCTCGACGGCTCGCGATTCCTCGGGCCCTACGGGACAAGTCCTGAAGAGGGGCAGGAATGA
- a CDS encoding Dps family protein yields MSTETATTPSIALAFTASAALSDSLQRVLTDLIALELVGKQAHWNIVGSNFRDLHLNLDEVVDIAREGGDEVAERMRAVNATPDGRPATVAATTSLPTAPEGEILTSEGVAYIVSAIEAVVATLRGVDEQVDEEDPTSSGIIEDLIGKLEQQAWFISAEVRKPVR; encoded by the coding sequence ATGAGTACTGAGACCGCTACCACTCCTTCGATCGCCCTCGCCTTCACCGCCTCTGCCGCTCTGAGCGACAGCCTTCAGCGCGTGCTGACCGACCTCATCGCTCTCGAGCTGGTGGGCAAGCAGGCACACTGGAACATCGTCGGTTCGAACTTCCGCGACCTGCACCTCAACCTGGACGAGGTCGTCGACATCGCCCGTGAGGGCGGGGACGAGGTCGCCGAGCGCATGCGCGCCGTCAACGCGACCCCGGACGGTCGCCCGGCCACCGTGGCTGCCACCACCAGCCTGCCTACCGCCCCGGAGGGTGAGATCCTCACCTCCGAGGGCGTGGCCTACATCGTGTCCGCCATCGAGGCTGTTGTGGCCACGCTGCGTGGCGTGGACGAGCAGGTGGACGAGGAGGACCCGACCTCCTCCGGGATCATTGAGGACCTTATCGGCAAGCTTGAGCAGCAGGCCTGGTTCATCTCGGCCGAGGTCCGCAAGCCTGTGCGCTGA
- a CDS encoding NAD(P)-dependent alcohol dehydrogenase: MATTVQAYGTPAAGEPLVPVTIEWRETGPHDVSLDILYCGICHSDIHFAQGDFGPLLVSPLVPGHEIVGVVTQVGSAVTRHQVGDRVGSGCMVNSCRQCENCRDGQEQYCLNGHTLAFGSLDRDGTYTQGGFSRAVVANEDFVLRLPQSLDPVSVAPLLCAGITVHAPQRRWGAGPGRHVAVVGPGGLGHLEVKMAGVMGAQVTVLSRSQAKRDAAAQLGADDYVATGDGTAFQRLASTFDIILNTVSAPIDLDAHPGMLRRRALSPRSASPPRR, encoded by the coding sequence ATGGCCACCACCGTCCAGGCCTACGGGACCCCCGCCGCGGGGGAGCCGCTCGTGCCAGTCACCATTGAGTGGCGTGAGACCGGGCCCCACGACGTCAGCCTTGACATCCTCTACTGCGGCATCTGCCACTCCGACATCCACTTCGCCCAGGGTGACTTTGGTCCCCTCCTGGTCTCCCCGCTGGTGCCTGGCCACGAGATTGTCGGGGTCGTCACCCAGGTGGGCAGCGCGGTGACTCGCCACCAGGTGGGCGACCGAGTGGGCAGCGGCTGCATGGTGAACTCCTGCCGCCAGTGTGAGAACTGCCGGGACGGCCAGGAGCAGTACTGCCTCAACGGCCACACTCTGGCCTTTGGCAGCCTGGACCGGGACGGGACCTATACCCAGGGCGGCTTCTCCCGGGCGGTCGTGGCCAACGAGGACTTTGTACTGCGGTTGCCCCAGAGCTTGGACCCGGTCTCAGTCGCGCCACTGCTGTGTGCGGGCATCACCGTGCACGCGCCCCAGCGCAGGTGGGGCGCAGGGCCTGGGCGGCACGTAGCCGTCGTCGGCCCGGGCGGCCTGGGTCACCTGGAGGTCAAGATGGCCGGGGTCATGGGCGCGCAGGTGACTGTCCTGTCCCGGTCCCAGGCCAAGCGGGACGCCGCCGCCCAGCTGGGTGCCGACGACTACGTCGCCACCGGCGACGGCACGGCCTTCCAGCGCCTGGCCAGCACCTTTGACATCATCCTCAACACGGTCAGCGCGCCGATTGACTTGGACGCCCACCCGGGGATGCTGCGCCGCAGGGCACTCTCGCCACGGTCGGCGTCTCCACCGAGGCGATGA
- a CDS encoding alpha-amylase family protein: MSSEQSRISAPGLPTWASTCVWWQVYPLGATGAPVRPEPGAPLVEPGAAPRLDRLEPWLDYAVELGANGLSLGPIFASSTHGYDTTDHFRIDPRLGDDAAFDRLARSCQDRGLALMLDGVLNHVGAQHPLLRAALEGGHEREMFRLEGAGQDAVGPGYATFEGHESLAVLNHDSQQVVDLAVRVLSHWLDRGASAWRLDAAYAVPPAFWARVLPRVRENHPQAWFMGEVIHGDYPGIVTESTMDSVTQYELWKAVWSSVNDANLYELDWCLSRHNEMLETFTPATFVGNHDVTRIASRVGEAGAALAAVVLMTVGGVPSVYYGDEQAFRGVKTETLGGDDEVRPALPEQPSGLSAAGQWMYRLHQDLIGLRRRHPWLVRARTEVTSLDNPVLAYDAVGQDGQRLSVSLALEPAPRAEVRAPGEEALVVEAPR, translated from the coding sequence ATGTCTAGTGAGCAATCTAGAATAAGTGCTCCCGGGCTCCCGACCTGGGCGTCCACCTGTGTGTGGTGGCAGGTCTACCCCCTGGGGGCTACCGGGGCACCGGTGCGGCCTGAGCCGGGCGCCCCGCTGGTCGAGCCTGGTGCCGCCCCCCGGCTGGACCGCCTGGAGCCGTGGCTCGACTACGCCGTGGAGCTCGGTGCCAACGGCCTGTCCCTGGGGCCGATCTTTGCCTCCTCCACCCACGGCTACGACACGACCGACCACTTCCGCATTGACCCGCGTCTGGGTGACGACGCCGCGTTTGACCGACTGGCCCGCTCCTGCCAGGACCGGGGGCTGGCCCTCATGCTCGACGGGGTCCTCAACCACGTGGGCGCCCAGCACCCGCTGCTGCGCGCCGCCCTGGAGGGCGGGCACGAGCGGGAGATGTTCCGCCTTGAGGGTGCTGGGCAGGATGCTGTCGGCCCCGGCTACGCCACCTTTGAGGGGCACGAGTCCCTGGCGGTGCTCAACCACGACTCCCAGCAGGTCGTAGACCTTGCAGTGCGGGTCCTGTCGCACTGGCTGGACCGGGGGGCCAGCGCCTGGCGGCTGGACGCCGCCTACGCCGTGCCGCCCGCCTTCTGGGCACGCGTGCTGCCCCGAGTGCGCGAGAACCACCCCCAGGCGTGGTTCATGGGGGAGGTCATCCACGGCGACTACCCGGGGATCGTCACCGAGTCCACGATGGACTCCGTGACCCAGTACGAACTGTGGAAGGCGGTGTGGAGCTCGGTCAACGACGCCAACCTCTACGAGCTGGACTGGTGCCTGAGCCGCCACAACGAGATGCTGGAGACCTTCACCCCGGCCACCTTCGTGGGCAACCACGACGTCACCCGTATTGCCAGCCGGGTAGGCGAGGCCGGGGCGGCCCTGGCCGCCGTCGTCCTCATGACCGTGGGCGGGGTGCCCAGCGTCTACTACGGTGACGAGCAGGCCTTCCGCGGGGTCAAGACCGAGACCCTGGGCGGGGACGACGAGGTCCGCCCGGCCCTGCCCGAGCAGCCCTCCGGGCTGTCGGCTGCGGGGCAGTGGATGTACCGGCTGCACCAGGACCTCATCGGCCTGCGGCGGCGCCACCCCTGGCTGGTGCGGGCGCGCACCGAGGTCACCTCCCTGGACAACCCGGTCCTGGCCTACGACGCCGTCGGGCAGGACGGGCAGCGCCTGAGCGTGAGCCTCGCGCTGGAGCCGGCCCCGCGGGCCGAGGTGCGTGCTCCCGGGGAGGAGGCGCTCGTGGTCGAGGCTCCGAGGTAG
- a CDS encoding TetR/AcrR family transcriptional regulator: MCPQPSGSSPDLSTVVRIRDAAMARFARDGLGAGLRAIAADAGVTAGLIVHHFGSKEGLRQACDEEVLRLAAQARTDSEVMGGPVDLLTQMSRTEDYVPATAYALRSLVEGGPLGAALLESVVVDTADYMSAGVASGHVAPTSDEEGRSRYLVYSGFGALVLFARYAASDPTDVEAVVREFMEWSGPVAAELYSTALLTDSEALATYLQAMRGAAAGN; encoded by the coding sequence ATGTGCCCCCAGCCTTCTGGTAGCAGCCCGGACCTCTCGACCGTGGTGCGGATCCGTGACGCTGCCATGGCTCGTTTTGCCAGGGACGGTCTGGGCGCGGGGCTGCGTGCCATCGCTGCGGACGCCGGTGTCACCGCCGGCCTCATCGTCCACCACTTCGGCTCCAAGGAGGGTCTGCGACAGGCCTGCGACGAGGAGGTTCTGCGCCTGGCGGCCCAGGCCAGGACGGACTCCGAGGTCATGGGCGGTCCTGTCGACCTGCTCACCCAGATGTCCCGCACCGAGGACTACGTCCCGGCTACTGCCTACGCCCTGCGCTCGCTCGTCGAGGGCGGTCCTCTGGGGGCGGCCCTGCTTGAGTCCGTCGTCGTCGACACGGCAGACTACATGAGTGCCGGTGTCGCCTCCGGGCACGTGGCCCCCACCTCCGACGAGGAGGGGCGCTCCCGATACCTGGTGTACTCCGGTTTCGGTGCCCTGGTGCTCTTTGCCCGCTACGCCGCCAGCGATCCCACAGATGTCGAGGCCGTGGTCCGCGAGTTCATGGAGTGGAGCGGCCCGGTGGCCGCCGAGCTCTACTCCACGGCGCTGCTGACCGACTCGGAGGCCCTTGCGACCTACCTCCAGGCGATGCGTGGAGCGGCCGCCGGTAACTGA